The Methylococcus sp. Mc7 genomic sequence TGGCCATACCCCGTAATCCTTGGCGATTTCGGCCAGCTTTCGGAACCGGCCGGCTTCGTCCAGGGTGTCGGGAAAGTCGGCTTTGTGAATCCCGTCGGTGACGAAAGCGGTCGCCAGTCCAAATCTGGCGCCGCCCACCACATCGTGAAAGAAGGAATCTCCGACGGCAACGACCCGGCTCGATTCGAAGTCAGGCAATACCTTGCGACAGTGTTCGTAAATCATCGGATAGGGTTTACCGATATAGTGGACCTGCCCGCCCATTCGCTCGAAGCGACGCGCCACCTCGCCCGCGCTGAACACCAGCCCTTTGGGCGATAGACGAACCCAGTCCGGGTTGGCGCAAACGAGGGGGATCCGGTGCGCGCCGGCATAGTCCAGGATTTGCTGGTAGAACTCCATCGGATGGTCGTCGCCGACACCGGCAAGGAGTATGAAATCCGCCGAGACGACAGTCTCTGCCAGCTCGATGTCCAGTCCCTGGACGAGAGAGCTTTCGCCATAGCTACTCAAGAGCAGGCAGCGGCGGCCCATGGAAGGCAAAAAAGGGTATGTTCGCGACGACAGGCTTTCCCGGGCGATTTCTCCGGAAGTGACCAACAAGGTGTAACAGTTTTCCGTGATGCCCATCGACGCTAGCTGCAAGGCATTGGTTTCCGCTCGCTTGCCCGAATTGCTGAGAACCACCAGACGTTTCCCCAGCGAGAGCAACTGCAGAAGGCATTCGACGACGCCGGGGTAGGCCGTCTGGCCGTCGTGCAGGACGCCCCATTGGTCGACGAGAAACAGGTCATAGTCCTCGGCGAAAGAGCGAAGCCCAGGGCTAAAAGCGCATCTTGGTCGAGTGCTTTCGGCAAAACCTGTCTTCTGAGGGGCGGGCCTAGGAGACTCTGCCTTAAGCATTGGCGGTCGGTTTTTCAAGTCGTGGTTGGCCACTTTTAGGGTGACTCGTCAGCGTTGTAACTATTAGCCTGGTAGCTAATACCGTACGAAAGGCCCTTTGTAGATCAGAGAGTTAGAGCCGCTATTGGCACAATATAATGCTGCTGGGTTAACAATTTGTTCCGCCGATTCCGGATTCCCGCCGCCGGCGGGCTGAACCGCGGGACGGAGGAAAGGGGCGATATCCTCGCCATACGCATGGTTGAGGGAGGATTCAATCCTTGCGGGGGGAGGAACCACTTCCCCAGGCGTGTCGCTGGAAGATGCCGTGCAGGTTTTCCCAGTCGATGACCAGCTCGCCGCCCCCCGCCTGGTGCTGCTGTTCCCAATTGACCAGCAAGTCCAGGCAGGCATGATCGATGAATGTCAACTCATCGAAATGCACGTGGACCTGCGCGTCGGGGCGCAATTTCTCCAAGACCGCCGCCAGTTGCGGCAGACGCATGAAGGTGGCGGCGCCCTTGAGATGAATGTGGGTGACGCCGGATGCCTGCTCCTCCTCGACCTGTATTTCGAGATGGGAGAAGGAATACAGCAGCCGGGCGAGCGCTAGTCCTATTCCCACGGCGACGCCCGTGAGCAGGTCCACCATCACCACGGTGCCCAGGGTCGCGGCGTAGATGCCGGCCTCCGCCCGATCCTCGCCCCAGAGAATCCGGGCGAACTGGAGCTTGGTCAGCTTGATGCCCGTGTACACCAGCACCGCCGCCAGGGCGGCGACCGGGATCAGGCTCAACACGGCGGGCAGCAGCGCGATGAACACCAACATCCAGACGCCGTGCAGGATCGCGGAAAGCCGCGTGCGGGCGCCGGCCAATACATTCGCCGAACTACGGACGATGACGCCGGTGATCGGCAGCACGCCCAGGAGCCCGCAGAGGATATTGCCGGCGCCCTGAGCGGCCAGTTCCCGGTCATACTTGGTGCGCGGCGCGTGCCGCTGCATCGAGTCCACCGCCGTGGCGGTGAGCAGCGATTCCGCGCTGCCCACGAAGGCCAGGGACAGTCCCGCCAGCCAGATCGCGCCTTCCGTGAGCCGACCGAGCCCGGCCAGCGTCGGCCAAGTCACGGCGTCCAACAGTTGGTCGGGTACCGGCACGTACTTCAGGTCCAATTCCAGAAACGCCGCGCAGGCGGTGGCGACGACGACGCCGATGAGCGGCGCCGGCAGCAGCCTGAGCCGCTTCGGCGCGAAGGCGGTCCACAGCATGACCGTGGCGATCGTGAGCACGCCAATCAGGGCCGCGGGGCGATGGACGGTCTCCGAGATGCCTTTCCACACCGCCAGCGGCAGCGACCAGAGATTGATGAGGCCGCCGAATTCCTTGCCGGTACCCGGCGGCACATCGTCCACCATGACATGGAACTGCGAGGCGAAGATCAATACGCCGATCCCTGCCAGCATGCCCTGGATCAGCGCGGGAGACACGGCGCGGAACACCTGCCCCAGGCGGAAGAGACCGGCCGCCAGTTGGATCAGGCCGCCCAGCAGCACGATGAGGCCCAAGGTTTCGAATCCGTGTTCCTGGATGAACATCGCGACCATCACCGCCAGGCCTGCGGCCGGTCCGCTGACCTGCAACGGACTTCCGGACAAAGGACCCACCACGATGCCGCCGATGATGGCGGTGATGAGGCCCACCGAGGCCGCCTTTTCCATGGGAATGCCGGAAGCGATGGCGATACCCATGGAGAGGGGCAGGGCTACCAGAAACACCACGATGGAGGCGAGCAGATCCTCCTTCCAGGAGACGCGAAGCGTGGAGATCAACGAAGTCTGTGCGTTCATGATTCGACCCGGTCATTTTGGTTGGGTTAGCGCGTCAGCGCCTTGATGACTTTCTCGATACCCCGGCCAAGATCGTGACGGAGAGAGTGCGCGGCAAACGGCAGCGAGCGCTTCACGTAATAGAGCACATGGTTGCGGAAATGACGCAGCTTTCTGCCTACCTTGTAGCGGGGTGGCGTGTAGCCCGCTTCGCCAATCAGCGGCGTCATGTCGAGATCCCTGTAACCATGCAGAATGCAGGGGTACTCTCCGGTTTCCAGATTGCGTAGCCGGCGCGTGCCGTCGGCCCGTTGTTCCCAGTGCACATCGGGACCCCTGTCGTCGCCTGAGATGCTTCCGCATCCCGGTAACCCGCGCGTACGTACGAGGCTCTGAAAGATTGCACATCGGGTATCCAGGGCGATCCTGTCGGGATGCTGTAGGTAATATTTGGTAAGCGGCGTCTGGTCATTGCGAATTCCGGGGGCGATCAGCCTGCGTGCACCGATCAGGACATCGCGCAGTGCTCCCGCATAACCGACGATAAGTCCGGAATTGAGACGTTTATAACGCGTGGTCGGGGTTGGAAACTTGTCCGGGCTAAAGGACAAATCGTCCGTCATCATTTTATCGGCGATCCTTTGAATCCATTCGATGCTCGTGTATTCGCGGTCTGCAGAGCAGAGAACGGCATGGCCGGACTCCACAAACTTGCGGCGCACTTCCTCGACCCGTGCCATGACAAATACGTCAAACGCATCGACGCACAACACGATTTCACCGGCGGGCAACGCTTCTAGCGCTCGCGTGTAGAGTTCGGGCTTCAGGAGGAGTCCCGTCCACACCTGTCTCCAGCCAAGCACGTGCAGATCGTAACCAAAGTCGGCGCAGGTCTGCTGGAGCAAAGGAAAGTATCCCTCTGCGTCGGTAGCTACAGTAAACACCTTCATGTGACACAACAAAAACCGGCCGGGGCTGACCAGGAGGTCGAGGCAGGCATGGTCGATAATCGTCAAGCGGTAAAATGTAAACTTACGGCTGCGCCTAACCCAACCTTCGACGGCGCTAAATTTCCAAGGCGACCAGTTTGCGTTCCGGCATCGGCCGCAGCGAACGCTGTTCGGTCAGTGTCCGAAACTGGCTGCTTTCCGGGTCGTAGCCGAAGACCTGACCGGTCTCGATCTTGTAGACCCAGCCGTGCAGCTTCAGCTTGCCCTGGGCCAGCCCGGAGGCCACCACCGGGTGGGTGCGGAGGTTCTCCATCTGCGCCAGCACGTTTTCCTGGATGGTGACGTTGATGAGCGATGCGCCCTCCCGCCCGGCGTACTTGTCGCGCACGATCCGGCGGGTGGATTCTGCGTGGGACAGCCATTGGGTCAGGGCTGGAAAATCGCGGCTCGAAGGCGGCTCAAGCAGTCCTTTCATGGCACCGCAATGGGAATGGCCGCAGACGATGATGTCCTTGACACCCAGCCCAGCGACGGCGAATTCGATGGTGGCCGCCTCACCGCCCTGCCCCGCGCCGTACGGGGGCACAATGTTGCCGGCGTTGCGGAGGATGAAGAGCTCGCCCGGCTCGGTCTGAGTGATCAGGTTCGGGTTGATGCGCGAGTCCGAACAGGTGATGAACAGTACTTCGGGTGACTGCCCCTGGGCGAGACGCTCGAACAGTTCGCGCTGGGAACCGAAGATCGTGGTCTGGAAATGATGGAGACCCTGTATCAGCTTTTGCATAGATTTTCCTCGTAAACGGGGTTGACGGCCTACAGATTACCGATGATCATTGATATCGTAAATTAGAATATATCTATATTTGATATCGTAATTTTCGATATTTTACTATTATGGAGCAATTGAACTACAAGCACCTTTATTATTTCTGGAATGTAGCTAAGGAAGGCGGCATCTCTCGCGCGTGCGAAAAACTGCACTTGGCACAACCCACTATCAGCGGTCAATTGGCGGTGTTCGAACAGGAGATCGGCGAAAAGCTCTTCTACAAGAACGGACGCAAACTGGCGCTGACCGATACTGGGCGTGCTGTATTTCACTATGCAGAGGAAATCTTCGCGCTCGGACGGGAGCTGACCAACACCCTCAAGGGCCGGCCCGCCGGACGGGGGCTGCGCCTCAGTGTGGGTGTGGCGGACGCCCTGCCCAAGCTGGTCGCCTATCGCCTCATCGAGCCGGCTCTTCACTTGGCGGAACCGGTACAGCTGCTCTGTTATGAAGACAAGGCGGAGCGTCTGCTGGCGGAAATTTCACTGCACGGCATCGACATGGTGCTGTCGGACGTACCGGCCCCGCCTTCGACGGGCGCCCACGCGTTCAACCACCTGCTGGGGGAATGCGCCGTGGCGGTTTTTGGAATTCGGCCGCTGGCCGCACGCTATGCCGAGGACTTTCCTCGCTCCCTTGACGGCGCGCCGTTTCTGCTGCCGACGGCGAACACCGCGTTGCGGCGCTCGCTCGATCAATGGTTCGATGCCGAGGGACTACATGCTGAAATAAAGGCAGAAATCGAAGACAGCGCCTTGCTCAAGACTTTCGCCTCTGCCGGAGTCGGATTGTTTGTCGCGCCGGTCGTGGTGGAGCACGAGATTCAGCGACAGTACAACGTACAGGTCATCGGCCGGATCGACGCAGTGCAGGAACGGTACTATGCCGTTACCATGAGCAGGAGGCTGAAGCATCCCGCCGTGAGTGCCATCCTGGATAACGCGCGGGCAAGCTTGTTTTGACTTGGCAAACAATGCACCGGGACAACCGAGCCTTCAAAGGCGCAGCGTATCGATACGCTGCATCGTCGTGGTGTCTGAAGTTCGCGGAAGAGACAATCAATCGTTATCGAGCAAACGCCGGCCTACGCCATGAAAAACAAACAACCGGATCGACGAGCGGTCCCCTCGCCAAACCCATGGCATCAATTCGCCTCCGACGAGGTGCTCAAGAGACTCGACAGCGATTCCCGCCACGGTTTGGCGGAACAGGAAGCGGAACGGCGCCTTCAGCGTTTCGGCCCAAACCTGCTGATGCCGAAGAGGGGCAAGCCGGTCTGGTTGCTTTTCTTGTCGCAGTTTCACCAGCCGCTGGTTTACATCCTTCTGGCGGCCGCGGCGGTCACTGCGTCATTGCAGGAATGGGTAGATTCCGGCGTGATCTTCGGTGTGGTGTTGGTGAACGCCGTGATCGGCTTCATCCAGGAGGCCAACGCCCTGAAGGCCATCGAAGCGCTCTCACGCAGTCTCAGCATCTCCGCCACCGTTTTGCGCGACGGGTCGCGGCGCGTCATTCCGGCCACGGAATTGGTGCCGGGAGACATCGTGTTTCTCCTCTCCGGAGACAAGGTGCCAGCGGATCTGCGCCTGTTGCGTGTAAAGGAGTTGCAGATCGATGAGTCGGCGCTGACCGGGGAATCGGTGCCGGTGGAAAAGCGCACGGAGGCACTCGCCGTGGAGACCCCTCTGGCCGATCGCAACGACATGGCCTATTCCTCCACGCTGGTGACCTATGGCAGCGGCATCGGCTTGGTAGTGGAGACCGGCGATCGCACCGAGATCGGCCGGATCAATCAGATGATCGCGACGGCTACGGAACTGGAGACGCCGCTGACGCAAAAGATTTCCCATTTCAGCAAGCTCTTGATGTGGGTCATCTTGGGGTTTGCCGCGATCACCTTTCTGGTGGGTTGGCTGCGCGGCGAATCGGCCCTGGAGATGTTCATGGCCTCGGTCGCCCTGGCGGTGGGGGCGATCCCGGAAGGGCTGCCGGCCGCCTTGACCATCACGCTGGCCATCGGCGTGTCGCGCATGGCGAGGCGCAACGCCATCATCCGCAAGCTGCCCGCGGTGGAAACCCTGGGGAGCACCACGGTGATCTGCTCCGACAAGACCGGCACCCTCACCCAGAATCAGATGACCGTGCTGGCCATTTATGCTGGGGGCGCGCAGTTCGAGGTAACCGGCAGCGGCTACGTGCCCGAGGGTGAATTCCGGCAGCACGGACAGACCATCGATCCCCGCCGCCATGAAGCGTTGATGGAATGCCTGCGAGCGGGCCTGTTATGCAATGACGCGCGACTGGTTGGCGATGCTGAGGGCTGGCGTATCGAAGGCGATCCGACGGAAGGCGCCTTGTTGGTTTCAGCGCACAAGGCGGACCTATACCATGCCGAGGTCGCAGAGGCGCATCCCCGCCTGGACGCCATTCCCTTCGAATCCCAGTACCAGTTCATGGCAACGCTCCATCATAATCGGGCGCTGGATGCGCGCCATGTCTACGTGAAGGGCTCGGTGGAAAGCATCCTGCGCCGTTGCGATGCCGCTTTCGACGCGTGCATGAACAGGATTCCCCTGGACACGGCGGCTATTCACGCCCAAGTGGAAGAACTGGCTGCGCGTGGGCTGCGCGTCTTGGCCTTCGCCCGCGGCGACCGTCCAACTGACGATGACAGCGTGGATCATCACGAGATTCGGGAGGGCCTCGTGTTTCTGGGCCTGCAAGGGATGATCGACCCGCCGCGGCCGGAGGCACTACGCGCGGTCGCCGCTTGTCAGGCGGCCGGTATCCGCGTGAAGATGATCACCGGCGACCATCCCGGCACGGCGCGGGCCATCGCGCGAGAGCTGGGCTTGGTGCGACCGGGGCGGCTGCACCGGCTGTTCGGCATCGCGCCGGCCGCCCGGGTGCTCACTGGCGCCGAATTGCAGACACTGGACGATGAAGCCTACCGGAACCTGGTGGAAGCGTGTGACATTTACGCCCGCGTCGCGCCCGAGCAGAAGCTTGAACTGGTGCGGGCGCTGCAGGCGCAGGGACAGGTGGTCGCGATGACCGGCGACGGAGTCAACGACGCGCCGGCCCTGCGCCAGGCCGATATCGGCGTGGCCATGGGCAAGGCCGGCACCGAGGTGGCCAAGGAAGCCGCCGCGATGGTGCTGACCGATGACAATTTCGCCACCCTCGAGGCGGCGGTGGAGGAAGGGCGCGGGGTATTCGACAACCTGGTGAAGTTCATCACTTGGACCTTACCTACCAATGTGGGGGAAGGTCTGGTCATCATCGCAGCGGTGTTCGCCGGCGTCGCCCTGCCCATCCTGCCGGTGCAGATTCTATGGATCAACATGAGCACTGCCGTGCTGCTCGGCCTGATGCTGGCCTTCGAACCCAAGGAGCCCGGCATCATGCGCCGCCACCCGCGCGACCCGGGCCAGCCGATCCTGACGCGGCATCTGGTGTTCCGCGTCGGCCTAGTGGGCATCATGTTGTTGGCCGGCGCCTTCGGCTTGTTCGAATGGGAACTGTCCCACGGGGAAAGTTTGATCGCGGCGCGGACCGTCGCGGTCAATGTGTTCGTGTTCGGCGGACTCTTCTATCTGTTCAACTGCCGCTCGCTCCGCTATTCCATGTTCCATGTCGGCGTGTTCTCGAACCTCTGGGTCCTGTTCGGTGTCTCTTCCATGGCGGCCTTGCAGGTGCTGTTCACCTACTGGCCTCCGATGAACCGGCTGTTCCACAGCGGACCGATCGGCCATGATGAATGGTTGCTGATCCTGTCGGTCGGCTTGGCAATCCATGCGGCAGTGGGACTGGAGAAATGGATTGGCCGGCGTTGGCTTTCCGCGCGTTGAAGATGACGAGGATTTGATTCTCGGGACTGATGGTCGAAGCTACCAGGCGCATTACGGATCGTTACGATCAATTACGAACGGGACACTGCGACGAGTCCTTACGGTTCGATCTCCATCAGCACTTCGTTGGGATTGACACGTTCCCCCTTCCGCACATGGATTCTGGTGACGGTGCCGGAGATGGGGGCCTGGATCTGCGTCTCCATCTTCATCGCCTCGGTGACCAGCACGCCGTCGCCCGCCGCTACCTTGTCTCCCGTCGCCACCAGGATTTCGACGATGTTGCCGGGCATGGTGGTGACCACGTCGCCCGGCTTGCTCGGGGCCGAACGTCCACCGGTCGCGGATTCGCGCTTGTATCCGCTGAGCACTTCCAGGTCGATTTCCTGGGGCACGCCGTCCAGGGTGATGTAGAAACGCCGGTGGCGCTGGTCGCCGATGTTGGCGCCAGTAATCTGCACGTCGTAGATTTCTCCATGCACTGATACCTTGAATTCGGTGGGCGCGATGCGTTCCCCGGACGGGGCGGCGATGGCGGTCTGGGGCGATGCGAGCGGTTCGGGGCTCAACCGGCCTTCGCGGCGCTCTTTGAGGAAGGTTCTGGCCACCTCGGGGAACATGGCGAAGGACATGACGTCGGTGTCGCGTTCAGCCAGGTCGCCGATTTCACTGCGCAGGATTTCCAGCTCCGGCTTCAGCAAGTCGGCGGGGCGGGCATCGATGACCGCTTCCTGGCCGATGGCGCGGCGTCGCAGCTCCACGTCGACCGGCGCCGGCGGCTGGCCGTAGCCGCCCTGCAGGTAGCGCTTCACCTCGTTGGTGATGGTCTTGTAGCGCTCGCCGGTGACCACGTTCAACACCGCCTGGGTGCCGACGATCTGCGAGGTGGGCGTGACCAGGGGCGGATAGCCCAGATCGCGCCGTACCCTGGGAATTTCCGCGAAGACTTCCTGAATGCGATCAAGGGCACCCTGTTCCTCCAGTTGTTTGGCCAGGTTGGACATCATACCGCCCGGCACCTGGTTGACCTGCACCCGCGTATCCACGCCGGTGAACTCGCTCTCGAACTGACGGTATTTCTTGCGCACCTGAGCGAAATAGGCCGAGACTTCCTGCAGCGCCGCCAGATCCAGGCCGGTGTCGTACTCGGTGCCGCGCAGCGCCGCCACCATGCTTTCCGTGGGCGGATGGCTGGTGCCGCCGGCGAAGGCCGACAGGGCGGTGTCGATATGCCGGCAGCCGGCCTCGATCGCCTTGAGCTGACACATCTCGGCCAGGCCGGCGGTCGCGTGGCTGTGCAGGAACAAGGGGACGTCTATGTGTTCGCGCAAGTGCCGCACCAGCTCGGCGGTGGCGTGCGGCGTCAGCAGGCCCGCCATGTCCTTGATGGCGATGCTGTCCGCGCCCATCTCGACCAACTCGTTGGCCAGCTTCACGTACAGGGCGGTGGTATGCACCGGACTGACGGTGTAGCAGATCGTGCCTTGCGCATGCTTGCCCTGCTCCTTGACGGCGGTCAGTGCCGTCCGCAGGTTGCGGACGTCGTTGAGGGCGTCGAACACGCGGAACACGTCGATGCCCTCGCGCGCTGCCAGGCGCACGAACTCGCGCACCACGTCGTCGGGGTAATGGCGGTAACCGAGCAGGTTCTGTCCACGCAGCAGCATCTGCAGGCGCGTGTTGGGCAGAGCCTCGCGCAGCTTCCGCAGCCGTTCCCACGGGTCTTCCTTGAGAAATCTCAGACAGGCGTCGAAGGTGGCGCCGCCCCAGACTTCCAGCGACCAGAAGCCGATCCGGTCCAACTGCGGGCAGACCGGCAGCATGTCTTCGGTGCGCAGGCGGGTGGCGATGAGTGACTGGTGGGCATCCCGGAGGGTGGTGTCGGTCAGGTAAACCTTGGTCATCGAGCTTTCTCCGCGTCGTCAAAGTCCCACGTGCGCGGCGATGGCGGCGGCGATGGCGAGCGTGGCCTCGTCCGGGCTGCGCTTGAGGGAGTAATGGGTCAGTTCCGGGTGGGCCGCCAGGAAGCCGGTGTCGAACCGACCGGCCTGAAAGTCCGGGTGATCGAGGATTTCCTGGTAGAAGGGGATGGTGGTGCGCACGCCGCCGATCACCATGTCGTTCAGGGCTCGCCGGCCGCGGGCGACGGCCTCGGGCCAGGTGCGTCCCCAGACGATCACCTTGGCGACCATGGAGTCGTAGTGCGGGGGAATCTGGTAACCGGTGTAGATGGCGGTGTCGGTGCGCACGCCGGGGCCGCCCGGCGCGTAATAGCGGGTCAGCCGGCCGAAGCTGGGGAGAAAATCGTTTTTCGGGTCTTCCACGTTGATGCGGAACTGGATGGCGTAGCCGCGCGGCTGCACCTCTTCCGGGGTGAAGCTGAGCGGATGGCCTTCGGCGATGCGGATCTGTTCCTTGACGATGTCGATTCCGGTGATTTCCTCGGTGATGGTGTGCTCGACCTGCACGCGCGTGTTCATCTCCATGAAGTAGAACTCACCCTCGGCGGTCAGCAGGAATTCGACCGTGCCGGCGTTCTCGTAGTTCACCGCCCTGGCCGCGCGCGCCGCCAGTTCGCCGAGCCGTTCGCGCTGTTCGGAGGTCAACTGGGGCGAGGGGGCGATCTCGATCAGCTTCTGGTTACGGCGCTGGATGGAGCAGTCGCGTTCGAACAGGTGCGCCACGTTGCCGTGGCGGTCGGCCAGGATCTGCACCTCGATGTGGCGCGGGTCGACGATGCATTTCTCCAAAAACACGGAGGCCGAGCCGAAGGCCTTGGTGGCTTCGGAAATCACCCGCTGGTAGTTCTGTCTGAGCTCCTCGTCGTCGTTGCAGCGGCGGATGCCGCGTCCGCCGCCCCCCGAAGTGGCCTTGAGCATCACCGGATAGCCGACGCGCGCGGCTTCTTCCAGGGCCTCGTCGAGGCTGCCGAGGTTGCCTTCGCTGCCCGGCGTGACCGGCACGCCGGCAGCGATCATGGTTCGGCGCGCTTCGGTCTTGTCGCCCATGGCCTGGATGACTCCTGCCGCAGGACCGATGAAGCAAACGCCGCGCAGCGCGCAGATCCTGGCCAGTTCGGGATTCTCCGAGAGGAAGCCGTAGCCCGGATGGATCGCGTCGCAACCGGTTTCCACCGCCAGATTGACGATGCGATGCGGATTCAGATAACCGGCCAGTTCCTCACTGCCGATGCAGTAGGCCTCATCGGCCTTCTTCACGTGCAGCGAGAACCGGTCGGCCTCGGAGAAAATGGCCACGGAACGGATGCCCATCTCCGCGCAGGCGCGGATGATGCGCACCGCGATTTCGCCGCGGTTGGCGATCAGAATTTTCTTGATCATCCTTCTGGTTTTCGGTGATTTGATTAGGTCTGAGGGTAAAACGGATTCCGATCCGTGGGCGGAACAGGCGGAAATCCGCAGCATTATATATTCGTGACCTGATTCTAGGGTCAAGGATTGCAGTAGCCGCAATATCGGGCCGGGGCATAGGCCCGCTCCTGCTCCACCAGCACCCGATGTTCGCAACGGACACAGCGGTGAATGTCCGCCTTCGCCTCACGGGTCGGGGCGCCGCAGTCCTCGCAGGGCAGCCCCGGAACGGGCGCTGCCCGGTAAAATCCCGGCGCGCCGCAGGCGGGACAAAAGGACGTGAGGCGCCGGGCCAGATCTTCGGCAGCCAGCCGGATGTTTTCCAGGCGAGTCGGATTGGCGAACGCGCGCATATCGGTCTCGACGAAGGCGCGCCGGTTCGGCGCCCAGGTCACCGCTTCCCGCAGGCTGGACCAGTTCGCCAGCCCTTTGTGGAATAGGGAGTGATTTTCGTCCTCCGGACGGACCACCAGGCGATGTTCGGGGAATCCTGCCGAGCGGGCGAAATCCTCGGCCTCCTCGAACGTTTCGACCTGCCGGTGGGACAAATTGGTCTTGCCGCCCGAGGCTGCGACGATCTCGATGCCG encodes the following:
- a CDS encoding TIGR01459 family HAD-type hydrolase; its protein translation is MANHDLKNRPPMLKAESPRPAPQKTGFAESTRPRCAFSPGLRSFAEDYDLFLVDQWGVLHDGQTAYPGVVECLLQLLSLGKRLVVLSNSGKRAETNALQLASMGITENCYTLLVTSGEIARESLSSRTYPFLPSMGRRCLLLSSYGESSLVQGLDIELAETVVSADFILLAGVGDDHPMEFYQQILDYAGAHRIPLVCANPDWVRLSPKGLVFSAGEVARRFERMGGQVHYIGKPYPMIYEHCRKVLPDFESSRVVAVGDSFFHDVVGGARFGLATAFVTDGIHKADFPDTLDEAGRFRKLAEIAKDYGVWPNWVIPRFRW
- a CDS encoding SulP family inorganic anion transporter, with product MNAQTSLISTLRVSWKEDLLASIVVFLVALPLSMGIAIASGIPMEKAASVGLITAIIGGIVVGPLSGSPLQVSGPAAGLAVMVAMFIQEHGFETLGLIVLLGGLIQLAAGLFRLGQVFRAVSPALIQGMLAGIGVLIFASQFHVMVDDVPPGTGKEFGGLINLWSLPLAVWKGISETVHRPAALIGVLTIATVMLWTAFAPKRLRLLPAPLIGVVVATACAAFLELDLKYVPVPDQLLDAVTWPTLAGLGRLTEGAIWLAGLSLAFVGSAESLLTATAVDSMQRHAPRTKYDRELAAQGAGNILCGLLGVLPITGVIVRSSANVLAGARTRLSAILHGVWMLVFIALLPAVLSLIPVAALAAVLVYTGIKLTKLQFARILWGEDRAEAGIYAATLGTVVMVDLLTGVAVGIGLALARLLYSFSHLEIQVEEEQASGVTHIHLKGAATFMRLPQLAAVLEKLRPDAQVHVHFDELTFIDHACLDLLVNWEQQHQAGGGELVIDWENLHGIFQRHAWGSGSSPRKD
- a CDS encoding glycosyltransferase domain-containing protein, with product MTIIDHACLDLLVSPGRFLLCHMKVFTVATDAEGYFPLLQQTCADFGYDLHVLGWRQVWTGLLLKPELYTRALEALPAGEIVLCVDAFDVFVMARVEEVRRKFVESGHAVLCSADREYTSIEWIQRIADKMMTDDLSFSPDKFPTPTTRYKRLNSGLIVGYAGALRDVLIGARRLIAPGIRNDQTPLTKYYLQHPDRIALDTRCAIFQSLVRTRGLPGCGSISGDDRGPDVHWEQRADGTRRLRNLETGEYPCILHGYRDLDMTPLIGEAGYTPPRYKVGRKLRHFRNHVLYYVKRSLPFAAHSLRHDLGRGIEKVIKALTR
- a CDS encoding carbonic anhydrase gives rise to the protein MQKLIQGLHHFQTTIFGSQRELFERLAQGQSPEVLFITCSDSRINPNLITQTEPGELFILRNAGNIVPPYGAGQGGEAATIEFAVAGLGVKDIIVCGHSHCGAMKGLLEPPSSRDFPALTQWLSHAESTRRIVRDKYAGREGASLINVTIQENVLAQMENLRTHPVVASGLAQGKLKLHGWVYKIETGQVFGYDPESSQFRTLTEQRSLRPMPERKLVALEI
- the nhaR gene encoding transcriptional activator NhaR yields the protein MEQLNYKHLYYFWNVAKEGGISRACEKLHLAQPTISGQLAVFEQEIGEKLFYKNGRKLALTDTGRAVFHYAEEIFALGRELTNTLKGRPAGRGLRLSVGVADALPKLVAYRLIEPALHLAEPVQLLCYEDKAERLLAEISLHGIDMVLSDVPAPPSTGAHAFNHLLGECAVAVFGIRPLAARYAEDFPRSLDGAPFLLPTANTALRRSLDQWFDAEGLHAEIKAEIEDSALLKTFASAGVGLFVAPVVVEHEIQRQYNVQVIGRIDAVQERYYAVTMSRRLKHPAVSAILDNARASLF
- a CDS encoding cation-transporting P-type ATPase; amino-acid sequence: MKNKQPDRRAVPSPNPWHQFASDEVLKRLDSDSRHGLAEQEAERRLQRFGPNLLMPKRGKPVWLLFLSQFHQPLVYILLAAAAVTASLQEWVDSGVIFGVVLVNAVIGFIQEANALKAIEALSRSLSISATVLRDGSRRVIPATELVPGDIVFLLSGDKVPADLRLLRVKELQIDESALTGESVPVEKRTEALAVETPLADRNDMAYSSTLVTYGSGIGLVVETGDRTEIGRINQMIATATELETPLTQKISHFSKLLMWVILGFAAITFLVGWLRGESALEMFMASVALAVGAIPEGLPAALTITLAIGVSRMARRNAIIRKLPAVETLGSTTVICSDKTGTLTQNQMTVLAIYAGGAQFEVTGSGYVPEGEFRQHGQTIDPRRHEALMECLRAGLLCNDARLVGDAEGWRIEGDPTEGALLVSAHKADLYHAEVAEAHPRLDAIPFESQYQFMATLHHNRALDARHVYVKGSVESILRRCDAAFDACMNRIPLDTAAIHAQVEELAARGLRVLAFARGDRPTDDDSVDHHEIREGLVFLGLQGMIDPPRPEALRAVAACQAAGIRVKMITGDHPGTARAIARELGLVRPGRLHRLFGIAPAARVLTGAELQTLDDEAYRNLVEACDIYARVAPEQKLELVRALQAQGQVVAMTGDGVNDAPALRQADIGVAMGKAGTEVAKEAAAMVLTDDNFATLEAAVEEGRGVFDNLVKFITWTLPTNVGEGLVIIAAVFAGVALPILPVQILWINMSTAVLLGLMLAFEPKEPGIMRRHPRDPGQPILTRHLVFRVGLVGIMLLAGAFGLFEWELSHGESLIAARTVAVNVFVFGGLFYLFNCRSLRYSMFHVGVFSNLWVLFGVSSMAALQVLFTYWPPMNRLFHSGPIGHDEWLLILSVGLAIHAAVGLEKWIGRRWLSAR
- the oadA gene encoding sodium-extruding oxaloacetate decarboxylase subunit alpha, whose translation is MTKVYLTDTTLRDAHQSLIATRLRTEDMLPVCPQLDRIGFWSLEVWGGATFDACLRFLKEDPWERLRKLREALPNTRLQMLLRGQNLLGYRHYPDDVVREFVRLAAREGIDVFRVFDALNDVRNLRTALTAVKEQGKHAQGTICYTVSPVHTTALYVKLANELVEMGADSIAIKDMAGLLTPHATAELVRHLREHIDVPLFLHSHATAGLAEMCQLKAIEAGCRHIDTALSAFAGGTSHPPTESMVAALRGTEYDTGLDLAALQEVSAYFAQVRKKYRQFESEFTGVDTRVQVNQVPGGMMSNLAKQLEEQGALDRIQEVFAEIPRVRRDLGYPPLVTPTSQIVGTQAVLNVVTGERYKTITNEVKRYLQGGYGQPPAPVDVELRRRAIGQEAVIDARPADLLKPELEILRSEIGDLAERDTDVMSFAMFPEVARTFLKERREGRLSPEPLASPQTAIAAPSGERIAPTEFKVSVHGEIYDVQITGANIGDQRHRRFYITLDGVPQEIDLEVLSGYKRESATGGRSAPSKPGDVVTTMPGNIVEILVATGDKVAAGDGVLVTEAMKMETQIQAPISGTVTRIHVRKGERVNPNEVLMEIEP